The Halichondria panicea chromosome 14, odHalPani1.1, whole genome shotgun sequence genome contains a region encoding:
- the LOC135347419 gene encoding uncharacterized protein LOC135347419, which translates to MQMRFTRLSKKFVWTVAFLATIVMIIIILMVHVARKNMSGTIAIVDLLLTALFSKSDSLVDVKRATLRRSVDINGHPCSSTNRAQKHTLKALNIFTDLCDVMTGRHNGYHYDHPDIVHYVKFTDKDVEEITFQEFVSILSMHKFYRPSKIKIHSNAKKFSGKYWNLTQSLGLYIEIGNADRLRFIGQKQRPYFISHEVDALKVDIIVKKGGIFTDFDVIMVNGTKFRSKQKLAECVIGSDTDPCTRLCAGFVSCVANSSFARDWREGYRKDYAPYLWVYNAGTVPSNLLRSCPSCYDVYVDRTISLMNGAQKWLEPNGIDWKSRSVIHYMNRMFGVNSRDITPKAVVTRFNNTALGDLFMYVLGDTYLSLSLSEYHE; encoded by the coding sequence ATGCAGATGAGGTTTACAAGGCTATCTAAGAAGTTTGTTTGGACTGTGGCATTTCTAGCGACAAttgtcatgataattatcattttgATGGTGCATGTGGCTAGAAAGAATATGTCTGGGACCATTGCTATAGTGGACCTTCTACTGACTGCTTTGTTCTCAAAATCAGATTCACTTGTAGATGTCAAAAGAGCTACTTTACGAAGATCTGTTGACATCAATGGACATCCTTGTTCGAGTACAAACAGAGCACAAAAACACACCTTGAAAGCTCTAAATATATTTACAGACCTGTGTGATGTGATGACTGGAAGACACAACGGCTATCACTACGACCATCCTGATATCGTACATTACGTTAAATTCACAGACAAAGATGTAGAAGAAATAACATTTCAAGAATTTGTATCGATACTTTCGATGCACAAGTTCTACAGACCCTCGAAGATAAAAATACACAGCAATGCAAAGAAATTTTCTGGAAAATACTGGAACTTAACGCAAAGTCTGGGCTTGTATATTGAAATTGGAAATGCAGACCGGTTGAGATTTATTGGACAAAAACAGAGGCCGTACTTCATCTCACATGAAGTAGACGCACTAAAAGTGGACATTATTGTCAAGAAAGGTGGAATTTTCACAGATTTTGATGTGATTATGGTAAATGGAACGAAATTTCGATCTAAACAGAAACTTGCAGAGTGTGTGATAGGATCTGATACTGACCCGTGTACAAGACTCTGTGCAGGATTTGTCTCTTGTGTTGCAAACTCTTCCTTTGCCAGAGATTGGAGGGAAGGCTATCGCAAAGACTATGCTCCCTACCTGTGGGTCTACAACGCTGGTACTGTGCCCTCGAATCTGCTCAGGAGTTGTCCAAGTTGCTACGACGTGTATGTGGACAGAACAATCAGTTTGATGAACGGAGCACAAAAGTGGCTGGAACCGAATGGAATAGACTGGAAAAGCAGAAGTGTGATCCACTATATGAATCGTATGTTCGGAGTCAACTCGAGGGACATCACACCCAAGGCTGTAGTGACTCGTTTTAATAATACTGCCTTAGGTGATTTATTTATGTATGTCTTAGGTGATACTTATCTTTCTCTTTCCTTATCGGAGTATCATGAGTAG